The proteins below come from a single Saccharophagus degradans 2-40 genomic window:
- a CDS encoding phosphomannomutase/phosphoglucomutase, whose translation MLPKPSRANLEDGSSVKGKSVKAKNTSKASPVVIAVSIALAVAAIIVGGVGFAAYKFLVIDVQEKQLIKLTEQRSAIVAENLKIYIDSVYQQVDFFARKPSLASALASNDEEALEDIEAQILKQVNNVESAQAFPKGSAKLDAEAPFPIRFAELEQIRLAEERETVLPEFANINKQWLLSYAVAVPSVSDLPAHGTLLLRFNIDGVKRAIGEENVQFGRATLIQKIPGVQDRNVFVVGQGGEGRAEPAAVEGTYWHIIFEPSPLMRAQASVDATLIYIGIGALAAICFLTAVLLGRRIGLRMVAKAETQAVNVSLGLKPDAVAPSVPQDILDIEISDEDEALLGLEDEETATAGSASLADIPEQTEDIDDSLLPNVIFRAYDIRGLAKTEITKEIAQQIGQAVASEALDAGETTLIVARDARTHSPELTEYLIRGILSTGCDVVNIGTVPTPLLYFATETLDCGKSGIMVTASHNPAEYNGFKVVINGKCRAEEDIKAIRARILSKNLYEGAGEEKRHDIVPSYIDTIFSDVALAGDISIVIDAANGVTGKVAPQLFEELGCGVVPLFCDLDGTFPNHDPDPTIVKNLQPLIAKVRETNADLGVAFDGDGDRLVVVTPKGKIIWPDRLLMLFAKDIVSRNPGADVVFDVKSTRALNQCITDYGGRPILWKTGHSPMKGKMLETGALLGGEYSGHIFIKDRWFGFDDGMYAAARLIEIISLQGETLDEIIGEFPELISTTEVRVDVAEDKKFKLIESLIQNGDFGEAKLTTLDGLRADFKDGWGLVRGSNTSASITLRFEAENEEFLHFIKALFVRELRKVDNTIVVDWEQ comes from the coding sequence GTGTTACCGAAGCCCAGTAGAGCAAATCTTGAAGATGGTTCTTCAGTAAAAGGTAAAAGCGTTAAAGCTAAAAATACGAGCAAAGCAAGCCCGGTTGTAATTGCTGTAAGTATCGCGTTGGCGGTCGCGGCAATCATTGTCGGTGGTGTTGGTTTTGCTGCGTATAAATTTTTAGTGATAGATGTACAAGAAAAGCAATTAATAAAGCTCACCGAGCAGCGCTCGGCGATAGTGGCAGAAAACTTAAAAATTTATATCGATAGTGTGTATCAGCAAGTCGATTTTTTTGCGCGCAAGCCAAGCTTAGCGTCGGCATTAGCGTCTAATGATGAAGAGGCGCTTGAAGATATAGAAGCGCAAATTCTTAAACAGGTAAATAATGTCGAGTCTGCGCAAGCTTTCCCTAAAGGTAGCGCAAAACTGGACGCCGAAGCGCCATTCCCAATTCGCTTTGCGGAGCTAGAACAAATTCGGCTTGCCGAAGAGCGTGAAACAGTTTTACCAGAGTTTGCCAATATCAATAAACAGTGGTTGCTCTCTTACGCTGTTGCGGTGCCCTCTGTTAGTGATTTGCCTGCGCACGGCACATTGCTATTGCGTTTTAATATCGATGGCGTAAAGCGCGCAATTGGTGAAGAAAATGTTCAATTTGGCCGCGCAACTCTCATTCAAAAAATTCCGGGAGTTCAAGACCGAAATGTATTTGTTGTTGGGCAAGGCGGCGAAGGTCGCGCCGAGCCAGCAGCGGTAGAGGGCACCTATTGGCATATTATTTTTGAACCATCGCCCTTGATGAGAGCGCAAGCATCGGTAGATGCAACGCTAATCTATATTGGCATTGGTGCGCTTGCCGCTATTTGTTTTTTAACGGCTGTATTACTCGGCCGCCGAATAGGATTGCGTATGGTTGCTAAAGCCGAAACGCAAGCTGTTAATGTGTCTTTAGGTTTGAAACCGGACGCTGTTGCGCCTTCTGTACCGCAGGATATTTTAGATATAGAAATTAGCGACGAAGACGAAGCACTACTGGGCTTGGAAGATGAAGAAACGGCAACTGCTGGATCGGCTTCGTTGGCAGATATACCAGAACAAACGGAAGACATTGACGATTCACTTTTGCCCAATGTTATTTTCCGTGCTTACGATATACGCGGTTTGGCAAAAACAGAAATTACCAAAGAAATAGCGCAGCAAATAGGCCAAGCAGTGGCAAGTGAGGCACTGGATGCTGGTGAGACAACATTAATTGTTGCGCGCGATGCGCGCACCCACAGCCCAGAGCTTACCGAGTATTTAATTCGCGGTATATTAAGTACGGGTTGTGATGTGGTGAATATTGGTACCGTACCTACACCGCTACTGTATTTTGCAACGGAAACGTTAGATTGCGGTAAAAGTGGCATTATGGTGACGGCTTCGCACAATCCTGCGGAGTACAATGGCTTTAAAGTTGTAATCAATGGTAAGTGTCGGGCAGAAGAAGATATTAAAGCGATTCGCGCGCGTATTTTAAGTAAAAATTTATACGAAGGTGCAGGCGAAGAAAAACGCCACGATATTGTGCCAAGCTATATCGATACCATTTTTTCTGATGTGGCACTTGCAGGCGATATATCTATCGTTATTGACGCTGCGAACGGCGTAACAGGTAAGGTGGCCCCGCAGTTATTTGAAGAGCTTGGTTGCGGTGTTGTGCCATTGTTCTGCGACTTAGACGGTACATTCCCAAATCACGACCCAGACCCAACTATTGTTAAAAATTTGCAGCCGCTAATTGCGAAAGTACGCGAAACCAATGCCGATTTAGGTGTGGCGTTTGATGGTGATGGTGACCGCTTGGTAGTGGTTACGCCAAAAGGCAAAATTATTTGGCCAGACCGCCTGCTTATGCTTTTTGCAAAAGATATTGTATCGCGCAACCCCGGTGCCGATGTGGTGTTCGATGTGAAAAGTACACGCGCATTAAACCAGTGTATTACCGATTACGGTGGGCGCCCCATATTATGGAAAACCGGTCACTCACCAATGAAAGGCAAAATGCTCGAAACGGGCGCTTTGTTGGGTGGTGAATACTCGGGCCATATCTTTATTAAAGACCGCTGGTTTGGCTTTGATGACGGCATGTACGCCGCTGCACGTTTAATAGAAATAATTAGCTTGCAGGGTGAAACTCTGGACGAAATTATTGGTGAATTTCCAGAGCTTATTTCTACTACTGAAGTGCGTGTAGATGTAGCGGAAGATAAGAAATTTAAATTGATAGAAAGCCTGATTCAAAACGGCGACTTTGGCGAAGCCAAACTCACCACATTGGATGGCCTGCGGGCAGACTTTAAAGACGGTTGGGGCTTGGTGCGTGGGTCGAATACATCGGCCTCAATTACCCTGCGTTTTGAAGCAGAAAATGAAGAGTTCTTACATTTTATTAAGGCGCTATTTGTACGCGAATTGCGCAAAGTAGATAACACCATCGTCGTGGACTGGGAGCAATAG
- the coaBC gene encoding bifunctional phosphopantothenoylcysteine decarboxylase/phosphopantothenate--cysteine ligase CoaBC: MNTLTNKRVLLGVTGGIAAYKSADLVRRLQDAGADVRVVMTRAAQEFITPLTMQALSGKPVHTELLDTQAEAAMGHIELARWADVILVAPASADFIAKLSHGEGSDLLSTLCLASKGLIAVAPAMNQAMWASPATQDNLALIAKRAVHIIGPAAGSQACGDVGMGRMLEPLAICEAVAGLFQAGSMTGRKVVITAGPTREAIDPVRYISNHSSGKMGYALAQAMAEAGAHTILVSGPTQLPVPERVTRINVESALEMAAQVEASVEGADVFIGAAAVADYRPANVAQQKLKKTEGMSNTIELVENPDIIRAVAERADRPITVGFAAETKDVQQYAASKLHAKKLDMIIANDVSQVGIGFNSDNNAVWVLRRKAPLNAHDAASGGSEASAALLEESIDQMSKAQLSRVLVTKIADFFKQAEAVK, from the coding sequence ATGAATACCCTAACCAATAAACGCGTTTTGCTTGGCGTAACCGGCGGAATAGCGGCCTACAAAAGTGCAGACTTAGTGCGCCGCTTGCAGGATGCCGGTGCCGATGTGCGTGTGGTGATGACCCGCGCGGCACAAGAGTTTATTACCCCGCTTACCATGCAGGCACTTTCTGGTAAGCCTGTGCACACCGAGCTATTAGATACGCAGGCCGAGGCGGCCATGGGGCATATTGAGCTGGCGCGCTGGGCCGATGTTATTTTGGTTGCCCCTGCCAGCGCAGATTTTATTGCCAAACTTAGTCACGGTGAGGGCAGCGATTTACTGTCTACCCTGTGCTTGGCTTCCAAGGGGCTTATTGCCGTGGCGCCAGCCATGAATCAAGCCATGTGGGCAAGCCCTGCCACGCAAGATAACCTAGCGCTTATTGCCAAGCGAGCAGTGCATATTATTGGCCCGGCTGCCGGTAGCCAAGCCTGTGGCGATGTAGGTATGGGCAGAATGCTTGAGCCACTCGCCATATGCGAAGCGGTCGCGGGCCTGTTTCAGGCTGGTAGTATGACGGGTCGCAAAGTGGTGATTACTGCAGGCCCCACGCGCGAGGCCATAGACCCTGTGCGATATATCTCCAACCACAGCTCAGGCAAAATGGGCTATGCCCTAGCGCAAGCCATGGCAGAGGCAGGGGCTCACACTATACTTGTGAGCGGCCCCACCCAGTTGCCGGTGCCAGAGCGCGTTACGCGAATAAATGTAGAAAGCGCGCTAGAAATGGCCGCGCAAGTAGAGGCGAGTGTAGAAGGGGCCGATGTGTTTATTGGTGCTGCTGCCGTTGCCGATTACCGCCCTGCGAATGTGGCGCAACAAAAGTTAAAAAAGACCGAAGGGATGAGCAACACCATAGAATTGGTGGAAAACCCCGATATTATTCGCGCGGTGGCGGAGCGGGCAGATAGGCCCATAACCGTAGGTTTTGCTGCAGAGACAAAAGATGTACAGCAATATGCCGCCTCTAAGTTGCACGCTAAAAAGCTCGATATGATTATTGCCAACGATGTGTCGCAAGTGGGTATTGGCTTTAACAGTGACAATAACGCTGTATGGGTATTGCGCCGCAAAGCGCCATTAAATGCGCATGATGCGGCTAGCGGGGGCAGCGAAGCGAGTGCAGCCCTGTTAGAAGAATCAATAGATCAAATGAGTAAGGCGCAATTATCGCGCGTGTTAGTTACAAAAATAGCAGACTTTTTTAAACAGGCAGAAGCCGTTAAATAA
- the radC gene encoding RadC family protein: protein MAITDWPIEERPREKLLNRGAHALSDAELLAIFLRTGVKGKSAVDLARELLAYFGGLRPLLEASQQDFCQAQGLGNAKFSQLQAVLEMSRRHLAAALEQKTSLTSTTAVKQFVSAQLRHRQSEVFALILLNTQNQLIKFVELFNGTIDSASVYPREVVKTALSHNAAAVILAHNHPSGIAEPSEPDKAITKRLQQALQLVDIRTLDHLVVGDTEAVSFAERGWI from the coding sequence ATGGCAATAACCGATTGGCCCATTGAAGAACGCCCCCGCGAAAAACTTCTTAACCGAGGCGCACACGCGCTTTCCGATGCTGAATTACTGGCAATATTCCTGCGCACCGGCGTGAAAGGTAAATCCGCCGTCGATTTGGCGCGCGAGCTACTGGCTTACTTTGGCGGCTTGCGACCGCTCTTAGAAGCGTCACAACAGGACTTTTGCCAAGCCCAGGGCTTGGGCAACGCCAAATTCAGCCAGCTGCAGGCTGTACTGGAAATGTCCCGTCGGCATTTAGCCGCAGCGCTCGAACAAAAAACTTCACTTACCAGTACCACCGCCGTTAAACAGTTTGTGAGTGCGCAACTGCGTCATCGTCAAAGCGAAGTATTTGCGCTAATACTGTTAAATACACAAAACCAGCTAATTAAGTTTGTAGAGCTGTTTAACGGCACTATCGATAGCGCCTCGGTGTACCCCCGCGAAGTGGTTAAAACGGCCCTTAGCCACAATGCGGCGGCGGTTATCCTCGCTCACAACCATCCATCTGGTATTGCCGAGCCCAGCGAGCCAGATAAAGCCATTACCAAACGCCTACAACAAGCGCTACAATTGGTGGACATTCGCACTTTGGACCACCTAGTGGTGGGTGACACCGAAGCGGTATCATTTGCAGAAAGAGGCTGGATTTAA
- the rpmB gene encoding 50S ribosomal protein L28 — MAKVCQVTGKRPVTGHNVSHAKNHTKRRFLPNLHSHRFWVESEKRFVKLRISTKGMRIIDKKGIDTVLAELRARGEKV; from the coding sequence ATGGCTAAGGTTTGTCAGGTTACAGGTAAACGCCCAGTAACAGGCCACAACGTATCTCACGCAAAAAACCACACTAAGCGTCGTTTTTTGCCAAACTTACACTCTCACCGTTTTTGGGTAGAGTCTGAGAAGCGTTTCGTTAAACTGCGTATCTCTACTAAAGGTATGCGTATCATCGACAAGAAAGGTATCGATACCGTTCTAGCTGAGCTTCGCGCTCGCGGCGAAAAAGTTTAA
- the rpmG gene encoding 50S ribosomal protein L33, with product MRDKIRLNSSAGTGHFYTTTKNKRNMPGKFEIKKFDPVARKHVMYKEGKIK from the coding sequence ATGAGAGATAAAATCCGTTTGAATTCAAGCGCAGGTACAGGTCACTTCTACACTACGACCAAAAACAAGCGCAACATGCCTGGCAAGTTCGAGATCAAAAAGTTTGATCCTGTAGCTCGCAAGCACGTAATGTACAAAGAAGGCAAAATCAAATAA
- the mutM gene encoding bifunctional DNA-formamidopyrimidine glycosylase/DNA-(apurinic or apyrimidinic site) lyase, with protein MPELPEVETTRRGILPHLEGKRVKAVSVRNRSLRWPIPADLAQQIQNKTLRTIHRRGKYLLLEFANGHVIWHLGMSGSLRIIKADEPPMVHDHVDIAFGGNLALRYTDPRRFGAVLWTNEAILEHKLLNHLGPEPLTDAFNSAYLFDKSRKRSQSVKTWIMDSKVVVGVGNIYANEALFNSAIHPLKAAGKLSQKQCDIFCSEIKSVLAKAIEQGGTTLRDFVGGDGKPGYFAQELNVYGRGGKACKKCRKPLTEKKLGQRTTVYCTHCQK; from the coding sequence ATGCCAGAGTTACCCGAAGTAGAAACCACCCGCCGCGGTATACTCCCCCACCTAGAAGGCAAACGCGTTAAAGCCGTTAGCGTGCGCAATCGCTCCCTGCGCTGGCCCATCCCAGCAGACCTAGCCCAACAAATTCAAAACAAAACCCTGCGCACTATTCACCGGCGCGGTAAATACCTACTGCTTGAGTTTGCCAATGGGCACGTTATTTGGCACTTGGGGATGTCTGGCAGTTTACGCATTATTAAGGCCGACGAACCACCCATGGTACACGACCACGTGGATATAGCATTTGGCGGTAACCTCGCCCTGCGCTACACAGATCCGCGCCGATTTGGCGCCGTATTATGGACAAACGAAGCCATTCTCGAGCACAAGCTACTCAACCACCTCGGGCCAGAACCACTAACCGACGCATTCAACAGCGCCTACCTGTTCGATAAAAGCCGCAAGCGCAGCCAAAGTGTTAAAACGTGGATTATGGACAGCAAGGTAGTGGTTGGGGTGGGCAACATTTACGCTAACGAAGCTTTATTTAACTCTGCTATTCACCCACTAAAAGCCGCGGGTAAACTCAGCCAAAAGCAGTGCGATATTTTTTGTAGCGAAATTAAAAGCGTGCTTGCCAAAGCCATAGAACAAGGCGGTACAACGCTAAGAGACTTTGTAGGCGGAGATGGTAAACCGGGTTATTTTGCGCAGGAACTAAACGTATACGGCCGTGGGGGCAAGGCCTGTAAGAAATGCCGCAAACCTCTTACAGAAAAAAAACTAGGGCAGCGCACCACCGTGTACTGCACCCATTGCCAAAAATAA
- the rph gene encoding ribonuclease PH — MQRPSGRAPEQLRDVTITRQFTRHAEGSVLVCFGDTKVICTASVEAGVPRFLKGQGQGWITAEYGMLPRSTGSRMGREAARGKQGGRTVEIQRLIGRSLRAAVDLTALGEHSIVIDCDVIQADGGTRTASITGALVALVDAIRYLQREKMITTDPLVHMVAAVSVGIYEGVPVLDLDYPEDSNAETDMNMVMTEEGGLIEIQGTAEKKPFTDEQFAGMFSLAKKGVAELVALQKAALAQ; from the coding sequence ATGCAACGACCAAGTGGCCGCGCTCCAGAACAACTACGTGACGTAACTATTACTCGTCAGTTTACTCGTCACGCTGAGGGCTCTGTTTTAGTTTGCTTTGGCGATACCAAGGTTATATGTACGGCCTCTGTAGAAGCCGGTGTGCCCCGCTTTTTAAAAGGGCAGGGGCAGGGTTGGATAACAGCAGAATACGGGATGTTGCCGCGTTCTACGGGCTCGCGTATGGGGCGTGAAGCTGCACGCGGTAAGCAGGGTGGGCGCACGGTAGAAATCCAGCGTTTAATTGGCCGCTCTTTGCGCGCCGCTGTCGATTTAACGGCACTGGGTGAGCATTCTATTGTAATAGATTGCGATGTTATTCAGGCCGATGGTGGCACGCGAACTGCTTCTATAACCGGTGCACTTGTGGCGTTGGTAGATGCCATTCGTTATTTGCAGCGCGAAAAAATGATTACCACCGACCCGTTAGTGCATATGGTTGCAGCGGTTTCTGTGGGTATTTATGAGGGCGTGCCGGTGTTGGATTTGGATTACCCAGAAGATTCCAACGCAGAAACCGATATGAATATGGTGATGACAGAGGAAGGCGGCTTGATTGAAATTCAAGGTACTGCCGAGAAAAAACCGTTCACCGATGAGCAGTTTGCGGGCATGTTTAGCTTAGCTAAGAAAGGTGTGGCGGAATTGGTTGCGTTGCAGAAGGCCGCTTTGGCGCAGTAG
- a CDS encoding YicC/YloC family endoribonuclease translates to MPRSMTGFARLEQQYDWGTLSCEVRTVNHRYLEPTIRMPESLRATEPKLRDQIRKKLSRGKVEANVHLRTEAADSSNLGLNLTLAKQLAKMSEQLSAELANAAPINPVEILRWPGVIQTAEVDAEVLQAATTELFNKTLDQLIANRDREGAELGQLIEQRLNAIAEHVVDVRKRVPEILAQFQEKLHAKLEALKIEVDEDRFHQEVVYVTQKSDVAEELDRLEAHLTEVRLALKQKGPIGRRLDFLMQELNREANTLSSKSMASDTTQTAVDLKVLIEQMREQIQNIE, encoded by the coding sequence ATGCCACGCAGCATGACGGGCTTTGCACGATTAGAACAACAATACGACTGGGGCACCCTCTCCTGCGAAGTTCGCACAGTAAACCACCGCTATTTAGAACCCACTATTCGCATGCCCGAATCCTTGCGTGCCACCGAGCCCAAATTGCGCGATCAAATACGCAAAAAACTCAGCCGCGGCAAAGTAGAAGCCAACGTGCACCTGCGCACAGAAGCGGCCGACTCCTCTAACCTTGGCTTAAACCTTACTCTAGCAAAACAATTGGCAAAAATGAGTGAGCAACTAAGCGCAGAACTGGCTAACGCCGCCCCCATTAACCCAGTAGAGATTCTGCGCTGGCCGGGCGTAATTCAAACCGCAGAAGTAGACGCCGAAGTACTGCAAGCTGCCACCACCGAGCTATTTAATAAAACGCTGGACCAGCTCATCGCCAACCGCGACCGCGAAGGCGCCGAACTAGGCCAACTTATAGAGCAGCGCCTAAACGCCATTGCCGAGCATGTGGTAGACGTACGCAAGCGCGTACCCGAAATACTTGCCCAATTTCAAGAAAAGCTACACGCAAAACTAGAAGCGCTAAAAATAGAAGTAGACGAAGATCGCTTCCACCAAGAAGTTGTTTACGTAACACAAAAATCCGATGTAGCAGAAGAGCTAGACCGCCTTGAAGCACACCTAACCGAAGTGCGCCTAGCCCTAAAACAAAAAGGCCCCATCGGCCGCCGGTTAGATTTTTTAATGCAAGAATTAAACAGAGAAGCCAACACACTCTCATCGAAATCCATGGCGAGTGACACCACTCAAACCGCTGTAGATTTAAAAGTACTTATCGAACAAATGCGCGAACAGATTCAAAATATCGAATAA
- a CDS encoding HNH endonuclease has protein sequence MAAQLFSRKRNYSAMMVSHPLPIPLPFTSELYGVRLFNGCWLFAKQTFQPSYWMMLKREGFSGDLVGSSSELSLVLGMLGAEHLRAIYTLYHGTPPTHYFDFSLRGDIEHLILSGRIKAFYLSEDKTERLGNPQDVLYATPETIDLNCESPVIVQRYRLAEELAKDIMARWTQKDAEDLAHWDRFFLWRKGYEVYDITAEAFDTVYDFIVGLKDIAVFVVELSYESAKTHLKVNRALLEMTYKGATGDIDGLNADLAKIGVMVDEKIDSAQKLIAQAEQGKKIFDALVNDPLTRNLIFDFLDSLYQSISYRESRTLKARIVFEIGIEVLLVLATAGIGNVARRTAQTARATTNAIKATKTAQRIGPFTKHALDLMADLGKVLHKPINVEEIKPIKQLEIPDFGKLSKSELDGVGGSKATVKAPESWPSTATVRERERAPNKINARVAGQLDPETAKVYTEINASRSNLVKPRKPTVDNPNISQTIPNADGSSTYVLKSSSPNVNNLKVTYDAEGFPDFSPYLYDKGVNTVNIKLTGNRNQDFALANQLAGFGNSAKSTPKHFTWHHHQDLGVMQLVRTDVHKLSPHTGGVSIWEKAFGFDYVGKNKVNPYLE, from the coding sequence ATGGCGGCGCAACTCTTTTCGCGTAAAAGGAATTACTCGGCCATGATGGTCTCTCACCCATTACCCATTCCACTGCCATTTACGTCAGAGCTTTACGGCGTGCGCCTTTTTAATGGCTGCTGGCTTTTTGCCAAACAAACCTTTCAGCCATCCTACTGGATGATGTTAAAACGCGAAGGCTTTAGTGGTGACCTGGTAGGCAGCAGCAGCGAGCTTTCGCTGGTGTTAGGCATGCTTGGCGCCGAGCACCTGCGTGCTATATACACCCTATACCACGGCACCCCGCCCACCCACTACTTCGACTTTAGTTTGCGCGGCGATATAGAACACCTGATATTATCTGGCAGAATTAAAGCCTTTTATTTGAGCGAAGATAAAACTGAGCGACTGGGCAACCCGCAAGACGTGCTGTACGCCACCCCAGAAACCATCGATTTAAACTGCGAAAGCCCCGTAATTGTTCAGCGATACCGCCTAGCGGAAGAATTAGCCAAAGACATAATGGCCCGCTGGACCCAAAAAGATGCCGAAGACCTAGCCCACTGGGACAGATTTTTCCTATGGCGCAAAGGTTATGAGGTATACGACATAACCGCCGAAGCCTTCGATACGGTGTACGATTTTATAGTAGGGTTAAAAGACATTGCAGTATTCGTTGTAGAGCTATCTTACGAATCCGCTAAAACCCATCTAAAAGTAAACCGCGCTTTACTAGAAATGACCTACAAAGGCGCAACGGGTGACATAGACGGCCTAAACGCAGACCTCGCTAAAATAGGCGTAATGGTCGACGAAAAAATCGACAGCGCCCAAAAACTTATCGCCCAAGCCGAACAGGGCAAAAAGATATTCGACGCCCTTGTTAACGACCCCCTAACCCGCAACTTAATATTCGATTTTTTAGACAGCCTGTACCAAAGTATCAGCTACCGCGAAAGCCGCACACTCAAAGCACGAATTGTTTTTGAAATAGGCATAGAAGTACTTTTAGTACTCGCCACCGCAGGCATAGGCAACGTAGCCCGCCGCACCGCCCAAACCGCCCGCGCCACCACCAACGCAATAAAAGCCACCAAAACCGCCCAACGCATAGGCCCGTTTACAAAACATGCTTTGGATTTAATGGCGGACTTGGGGAAGGTGCTACACAAACCGATAAATGTAGAAGAAATTAAGCCAATAAAACAGCTTGAGATACCGGATTTTGGTAAACTTAGTAAGTCGGAGTTGGATGGGGTTGGTGGTAGTAAGGCAACGGTGAAAGCGCCTGAGAGCTGGCCTAGTACCGCCACAGTACGTGAGAGGGAACGTGCTCCAAACAAAATTAATGCTAGAGTTGCAGGGCAGCTTGATCCCGAAACGGCTAAAGTCTATACAGAGATTAATGCATCTAGGTCAAATCTAGTAAAACCAAGAAAACCAACTGTAGATAATCCAAATATTAGCCAAACAATTCCTAATGCCGACGGTAGTTCAACCTATGTGCTTAAGTCGAGTAGTCCAAACGTGAATAATTTGAAAGTTACATATGACGCTGAAGGCTTCCCAGATTTCAGCCCTTACCTATATGATAAAGGTGTAAACACAGTTAATATTAAATTAACTGGGAATCGAAATCAGGACTTTGCGTTAGCAAATCAGTTGGCAGGTTTTGGAAACTCGGCGAAATCTACTCCCAAACACTTTACATGGCATCATCATCAGGATTTAGGTGTGATGCAACTAGTTAGAACGGATGTTCATAAATTGTCACCTCATACTGGTGGTGTTTCAATTTGGGAAAAGGCTTTTGGGTTTGATTATGTGGGTAAAAATAAAGTTAATCCGTATTTGGAGTGA
- a CDS encoding SMI1/KNR4 family protein: MELEITPIAGAISESAIRDFEENIGMPFPPDYREFMLKYNGGDPLKCVFKFQNATGPYSDSIIRYFFAFSDDYDESIKHNHEAYTLADRVPKNILPIAEDPGGNIVCLSLAGDDVGKVYFWDHEQEGLTEASATYENLELIANSFTEFVDGLEEESY, from the coding sequence ATGGAATTAGAGATTACACCAATAGCTGGTGCAATTAGTGAATCAGCTATCAGAGATTTTGAAGAAAATATCGGTATGCCATTTCCTCCTGATTATAGGGAGTTCATGTTAAAATATAATGGCGGTGACCCATTGAAATGTGTTTTTAAATTTCAAAACGCTACAGGCCCATATTCAGATTCAATTATTCGTTATTTTTTTGCTTTCTCGGATGATTATGATGAGAGCATTAAGCATAACCATGAAGCTTATACTTTAGCTGATAGAGTACCTAAGAATATTTTACCAATCGCTGAAGACCCTGGCGGTAATATTGTATGCTTATCTTTAGCGGGTGATGATGTAGGTAAAGTTTATTTTTGGGATCATGAGCAAGAAGGCTTAACAGAGGCTTCTGCAACTTATGAAAACTTAGAGCTAATTGCGAATAGCTTTACTGAATTCGTTGATGGTTTAGAAGAAGAAAGTTATTAG